The Archangium lipolyticum genome includes a region encoding these proteins:
- a CDS encoding serine/threonine protein kinase — MNALDMPPLPPGTLIAGDVVEAVLGSGGFGIVYQVRGPQGHRSALKMVPVENGEDRAWREALIGSRVSLNHPNLARVLGAGSWPDKDPRFVFVKQELVDGVRLDVWAREHAVDTHQVVDRVLEVSRALAVVHEARVVHRDVKEANILVRKSDGQAVLVDFGVGYYEGAPTLTEGLFPPGTPRYRSPEAWRFGRENQDVQGAHYRAGVGDDLYALGVVFYRLLTGRDPFLLGERGGVDVEAVLHQAPLPPHLVNPRVPLAVEAVCLRLLEKKPEDRYPGAVELCAALEALRAWPDESWKVPLHGRAKVAGKRWARGRGATAWAGMGVGLVLGGGWLAGQWCGGRDVATVSSPVTSPAKPPTREANAGQEVAPPEPPPESARAATPPPVEPPLAAAASPAASGKDTAAVKKQQKTTGPQREVQPKRAEAAARNVCLGLTGAALQACLSAQQQVPPVRSEPPPQECPAGAVKTMTETLGLRIGERTEVEWSDVRGRPVPVREDTPVIIAGNWRASTRQLALPNNTRLHGRLYFGEKKVYGRFTEARTPSGETYRVCMDLYYYEPGTPIQPGSEPGNMLVGPVAQVRVVDHFD; from the coding sequence ATGAATGCGCTCGACATGCCGCCACTGCCGCCCGGCACGCTCATCGCGGGTGACGTGGTGGAAGCCGTGCTGGGCTCGGGCGGCTTCGGCATCGTGTACCAGGTACGTGGCCCCCAAGGACACCGCTCCGCCCTCAAGATGGTGCCGGTGGAGAACGGTGAGGATAGAGCCTGGCGCGAGGCCCTCATCGGCTCGCGCGTGAGCCTGAACCACCCCAACCTGGCGCGGGTGCTGGGCGCGGGCAGCTGGCCCGACAAGGACCCCCGCTTCGTCTTCGTGAAGCAGGAGTTGGTGGACGGAGTGAGGCTGGACGTCTGGGCGCGCGAGCACGCCGTGGACACCCACCAGGTGGTGGACAGGGTGCTGGAGGTGTCACGGGCCCTGGCGGTGGTGCACGAGGCCAGGGTGGTGCACCGGGACGTGAAGGAGGCCAACATCCTGGTGCGCAAGAGTGACGGGCAGGCGGTGCTGGTGGACTTCGGGGTGGGCTACTACGAGGGGGCGCCCACCCTCACCGAGGGACTGTTTCCCCCGGGCACGCCCCGCTACCGCAGCCCCGAGGCGTGGCGCTTCGGCCGGGAGAACCAGGACGTGCAGGGGGCGCACTACCGGGCCGGGGTGGGAGATGACCTGTACGCGCTGGGAGTCGTCTTCTACCGGCTGCTGACGGGCAGAGACCCCTTCCTGCTGGGCGAGCGCGGAGGGGTGGACGTGGAGGCCGTGTTGCACCAGGCGCCGCTGCCGCCGCACCTCGTCAACCCGCGCGTCCCCCTGGCGGTGGAAGCGGTGTGTCTGCGGCTGCTGGAGAAGAAGCCCGAGGACCGCTACCCGGGCGCGGTGGAGCTGTGCGCGGCATTGGAGGCGCTGAGGGCCTGGCCGGACGAGTCCTGGAAGGTGCCACTGCACGGCAGAGCAAAAGTGGCCGGCAAGAGGTGGGCGCGAGGGCGAGGTGCGACGGCCTGGGCGGGCATGGGGGTGGGGCTGGTGCTGGGCGGCGGGTGGCTCGCGGGGCAGTGGTGTGGCGGGCGCGACGTGGCCACCGTCTCCTCACCCGTCACGTCGCCCGCCAAGCCGCCAACGCGGGAGGCCAACGCTGGCCAGGAAGTGGCGCCCCCGGAGCCGCCGCCGGAGTCTGCTCGGGCCGCGACTCCGCCGCCGGTGGAGCCTCCCCTCGCGGCCGCCGCCTCGCCCGCGGCGAGCGGAAAGGACACAGCCGCCGTGAAGAAGCAGCAGAAGACGACCGGCCCCCAGCGGGAAGTGCAGCCCAAGCGCGCGGAGGCCGCCGCGCGCAACGTGTGTCTGGGCCTGACGGGAGCCGCCCTTCAGGCCTGCCTCAGCGCGCAGCAGCAGGTGCCGCCCGTACGCTCGGAGCCTCCACCCCAGGAGTGCCCGGCGGGCGCCGTGAAGACCATGACCGAGACGCTGGGCCTGCGCATTGGAGAAAGAACGGAGGTCGAGTGGTCCGACGTGCGGGGCAGGCCCGTTCCCGTGCGCGAAGACACCCCTGTCATCATCGCTGGCAACTGGAGGGCTTCCACCCGCCAGCTCGCGCTGCCGAACAACACCCGGCTCCACGGGCGGCTCTACTTCGGCGAGAAGAAGGTGTACGGCCGCTTCACCGAGGCACGCACGCCCAGCGGGGAGACGTATCGGGTCTGCATGGACCTGTACTACTACGAGCCCGGCACCCCCATTCAGCCCGGCAGCGAGCCGGGGAACATGCTGGTCGGACCCGTCGCGCAGGTGCGAGTGGTGGACCACTTCGACTAG
- the sitA5 gene encoding SitA5 family polymorphic toxin, with translation MSNRLPGARPTRERLGPCLGAWALLILFQFACATGTPRSFVAYRDNSLTPPPTPKERRVEPGLESATAYEVDFLEPGAVATRPVPIPRPEFQRAFQWLAQDVRLGHLRPREAALELLRLSRQPPQEVETVASTGDWNLETYRGRGYTLVPERQQGPVFLTPEADETLKQRYLRWCEPRGGGDCLGLLDDGPYLRADDRRTFALALAFGTVLDETRAALGRELLSVQALVSMVVWTVALYCMMWVVPEPTTKALAASLTLLIVGYLGLQTVYGLMDGWARMAHAAHEATTFDELRAAGEAFGKVLGEDAARAMLLAVAALSGHTLGQVVARVKSLPGFNLAGAQFEAQGGAAVMGRLELTEAALATEGALAKAVAAAETVATSPQGPMALVMLKKGTGHGAGQAPGGRSAETVIRHRGGNRQVELSDGQRWHLPRGKSAADIPAEDKIGDMLQEAVTKAAKKWGPDRLSRNEREAIDEALKKGEYWLARLLEREARGRYVENEVREQFQHLYNFSRNKGIDVEVPGGYKYEILSGTDSNLARHGRRMAGEFFRMLTF, from the coding sequence GTGTCCAACCGTCTTCCCGGCGCGCGCCCTACCCGCGAACGACTGGGCCCCTGCCTTGGCGCCTGGGCCCTCCTCATCCTCTTCCAGTTCGCATGTGCCACAGGCACCCCACGCAGCTTCGTGGCCTACCGCGACAACTCGCTCACGCCCCCACCAACGCCCAAGGAGCGGAGGGTGGAGCCCGGCCTGGAATCGGCCACCGCATACGAGGTGGACTTCCTGGAGCCCGGTGCCGTCGCCACCCGGCCGGTGCCCATCCCCAGGCCCGAATTCCAGCGGGCCTTCCAATGGCTCGCCCAGGACGTGCGGCTGGGGCACCTCCGTCCACGTGAAGCCGCGCTCGAGCTGCTGCGCCTCTCGCGCCAGCCGCCGCAGGAGGTAGAGACGGTGGCGAGCACGGGGGACTGGAACCTGGAGACGTACCGGGGCCGGGGCTACACCCTGGTGCCCGAGCGCCAGCAGGGTCCGGTGTTCCTCACCCCCGAGGCGGATGAAACCCTCAAGCAAAGGTATCTCCGCTGGTGCGAGCCGCGGGGCGGAGGCGACTGCCTGGGCCTGCTGGACGACGGGCCCTACCTCCGCGCGGATGACCGGCGCACGTTCGCCCTGGCACTGGCCTTCGGCACCGTGCTCGACGAGACACGTGCCGCCCTGGGCCGGGAGTTGCTCAGCGTGCAGGCGCTCGTCTCCATGGTCGTCTGGACGGTCGCCCTCTACTGCATGATGTGGGTGGTGCCCGAGCCGACGACCAAGGCCCTGGCCGCCAGCCTGACCCTCCTCATCGTGGGCTACCTGGGCCTCCAGACGGTGTACGGCCTCATGGACGGCTGGGCCCGCATGGCCCATGCGGCCCACGAGGCCACCACCTTCGACGAGTTGCGCGCGGCGGGCGAGGCGTTCGGCAAGGTACTGGGCGAGGACGCGGCGCGGGCCATGCTCCTCGCCGTAGCCGCTCTCAGCGGGCACACGCTGGGGCAGGTGGTGGCGCGGGTGAAGTCACTGCCGGGCTTCAACCTCGCGGGAGCGCAGTTCGAGGCCCAGGGCGGCGCAGCAGTCATGGGGCGCCTGGAGCTCACGGAGGCTGCGCTCGCGACGGAGGGTGCCCTGGCCAAGGCCGTGGCGGCGGCGGAAACGGTAGCTACCTCACCGCAAGGCCCCATGGCCCTGGTGATGCTCAAGAAGGGGACGGGCCATGGGGCGGGACAAGCCCCAGGGGGCCGCTCCGCCGAAACCGTGATTCGTCACCGAGGCGGCAACCGGCAGGTGGAGCTCAGCGACGGGCAGCGCTGGCACCTGCCACGCGGCAAGTCGGCTGCGGATATTCCCGCCGAGGACAAGATTGGCGACATGCTCCAGGAGGCCGTCACCAAAGCCGCCAAGAAGTGGGGGCCCGACAGGCTCTCGCGCAACGAGCGAGAGGCCATCGACGAAGCCCTGAAGAAGGGCGAATACTGGCTGGCGAGACTGCTGGAACGCGAGGCCCGGGGGCGCTACGTGGAAAACGAGGTGCGAGAACAGTTCCAACATCTCTACAACTTCAGCCGGAACAAAGGGATCGATGTAGAAGTCCCCGGAGGCTACAAGTACGAGATTCTCTCCGGGACGGACTCGAATCTAGCCCGTCATGGCAGGCGCATGGCGGGCGAGTTCTTCCGGATGCTCACCTTCTGA
- a CDS encoding NUDIX hydrolase, which yields MSDGDAWEGNWRVRLYERVRERGYSSLTAFAEARPTASLVALADELGEDDVAGVQVLSGLLAEAEQRKQVTRFVRDVLVRMLSQSLPDGWPAVLDDANRFKVAKAIGRWSAYTPETHQKRVERARAALRASPPPPGWRPIGPDDELLLTILPDEEA from the coding sequence ATGAGCGACGGAGATGCCTGGGAAGGCAACTGGCGGGTCCGCCTGTACGAGCGGGTCCGCGAGCGGGGTTACTCCTCGCTCACCGCCTTCGCCGAGGCGCGCCCCACCGCCTCGCTGGTGGCTCTGGCCGATGAGCTTGGCGAGGACGATGTCGCCGGAGTGCAGGTGTTGAGCGGGTTGCTCGCCGAGGCGGAGCAGCGGAAGCAGGTCACGCGCTTCGTGCGCGATGTGCTCGTGCGCATGTTGTCCCAGAGTCTTCCGGATGGCTGGCCGGCTGTCCTGGATGACGCCAACCGGTTCAAGGTTGCCAAGGCAATCGGTCGCTGGTCCGCCTATACACCAGAGACGCATCAGAAGCGCGTCGAGCGAGCCAGGGCAGCGCTCCGTGCTTCACCGCCTCCGCCTGGCTGGCGGCCGATCGGCCCCGACGACGAGCTCCTGCTTACGATCCTGCCCGACGAGGAGGCGTGA
- a CDS encoding Rpn family recombination-promoting nuclease/putative transposase — protein sequence MSGPHDLFARYTFGHPERAAAELRAVLPPHVVSEVDWTSLRREPGSVVDPELRETESDLLFSARLRTGQPLLLYVLLEHQSSVDRWMALRMLRYVVRQVERWRQEHPDSTLLPLILPLVMYHGPEGAWTAPRRVEDLFDLPEDATQREQWRSLVPRFEYLLDDLTTERAEALMARPGPPLARLALLVLRYGRTEELARRLPDWTALFAQVQASPNGQEELLMVVRYLLLVGDRTVRGATGQVLHSVLGTQRAEELMRSYGEELIEQGREQGRQQGLARGRAEGRAEGRAEDVVRILAARGVHVDDEARRRILTCSDLDTLDLWFDRALRASTLSDVLDDLAQ from the coding sequence ATGTCCGGACCCCATGACCTCTTCGCCCGCTATACTTTCGGCCATCCCGAGCGGGCCGCGGCCGAACTGCGGGCCGTCCTGCCCCCGCATGTCGTCTCCGAAGTGGACTGGACGTCCCTGCGGCGAGAGCCCGGCAGCGTGGTGGACCCGGAGCTGCGGGAGACCGAGAGCGACCTGCTCTTCTCGGCCCGCCTTCGCACCGGTCAACCGCTGCTCCTCTATGTGCTGCTCGAGCACCAATCGTCGGTGGACAGGTGGATGGCTCTGAGAATGCTGCGCTACGTGGTGCGCCAGGTGGAACGCTGGCGCCAGGAGCATCCGGACAGCACGCTGCTTCCCCTCATCCTTCCGCTCGTCATGTACCACGGGCCAGAGGGAGCCTGGACGGCGCCGCGCCGGGTGGAGGACCTCTTCGACCTGCCAGAGGACGCGACACAGCGGGAGCAGTGGCGCTCGCTGGTGCCGCGCTTCGAATACCTGCTCGATGATCTGACGACCGAGCGAGCCGAGGCCTTGATGGCGCGTCCTGGCCCGCCCCTGGCCCGGCTGGCCCTGCTCGTGCTGCGCTACGGACGCACCGAGGAGCTGGCCCGGAGATTGCCGGACTGGACGGCGCTCTTCGCCCAGGTGCAGGCCAGCCCCAACGGGCAGGAGGAATTGCTCATGGTCGTGCGCTATCTGCTCCTGGTTGGAGACAGGACGGTACGTGGCGCCACGGGGCAGGTGCTACATTCGGTCTTGGGTACGCAACGCGCGGAGGAACTGATGCGCAGTTATGGCGAGGAGCTCATCGAGCAGGGCCGCGAGCAGGGCCGCCAGCAGGGGCTGGCACGGGGACGAGCCGAGGGACGAGCCGAGGGACGAGCCGAGGATGTTGTCCGGATTCTCGCCGCGCGCGGCGTGCACGTCGACGACGAGGCCCGCCGGCGCATTCTCACCTGCTCGGACCTGGACACCCTCGACCTCTGGTTCGATCGGGCCCTGCGCGCCTCCACCCTCTCCGACGTCCTGGATGACCTGGCTCAGTAA